Genomic DNA from uncultured Pseudodesulfovibrio sp.:
GATTTCAGGCGGCGCTTCAGCAGGTGATCGTCGCTACGCAAACTATTTACCGCCATATTGGGGAGGCTGTTATGAAAAAGATTGTGTTGGTGGCATTCAACGGCGAGTTCATGTGTTTCGTGCATGTGCTTCTCAATGCGCTGGACATGAAGGAGCGCGGTTACGATGTGAAAATAGTGATTGAGGGAGCGGCCACGAAGGTTGTCCCGGAGCTTTCCGCGGAGGGCAACCCCTTGAAGGGCTTCTATCGGAAGGTGAAGGACGAAGGTTTGATAGACGCTGTGTGTAAGGCTTGTTCAACCAAGATGGGTGTCCTGGCCGCAGTGGAGGCTGAAGGTCTTCCCCTGGTAGACGAGATGTCGGGACATCCGAGCCTGGCCCGATATATTGAAGCAGGCTATGAGATCATAACTTTCTAATACGATGGTGGATATCCGGTTTTACCGGCTTTCACGTCATCACAGCGGCGCCGGATGTCCCCATGCATGTAAGCGCGGATGCTGGGGAATTCGGGGTAGACTTATTTCTTATCAACCACTTCCGAAAACTCCACGAATTGCTACAACAAATATATGTCCCTGACTATCCCCAAGTCCGTACGCCGAGTGCAAATGCTGAGGTACGTATCCGCCATAATAATCAACACATTGTATTGATCTTTGCAATGAAGCTTTACAAAACTAAGCATGGTGTCCCCAGATTTTCTATGCCCGGAGACAAAATGGGAAAAAGGCGTCTGTGCTTAGCCCTCTACGACAGTTAGACCGGGCGGTTCATGTACTGCCGTAAAATGTTTGTACCTATTCACAGGCCATCCTGGGGAACCCTTCGACAAGCTCAGGGTCTGCGACTTCCCAGGACCCCTTATGCGGGCTCCGTCCCGTTAATGCGCGATGGAGCCAAGCTATGATGCTTCTTTGCCAATTCAGTGCAGTATTGGGGACGTCCAGGGGACGTACATGTTTTTAAACTTTACAGGAATTCATTTCACTTGATATTTATAGAGGACCATGCCACGGAAAATTAGAATAGACGCGCCAGGGGCGCTGCATCATGCGATCATCAGAGGGATCGAAAGACGGAAGATATTCCGGTCCGATGATGATCGGTTGATTTTCCTTAACCGGCTCTCGGAAATGGCCGGTCAATAGACGTAAGACATGGCCAATACATTCCAGTACTGATAGCTGCGCGGGTTTCCAAACCCAAACAGCATTAGGCACGAAGACGGCGAAGATTTATTTTATGGAAGAATCCAAAATGCAATATGTCGTACCAAAGCTCCGCTCTCTTTTGCGTCCCGCAGCGGGTTACTGTGGCACAGGAAGCGGAGCTACCGGGTTCACGTTCAATTTTGATATTTGCCAACCGGGTGCTAGTACTGAAAATTGCGGCTCCGGCACGAGTCCGTTGGGCACGATGACAGTGGGATGCCAGAACGGTGGCACCCCTTCATCCGCCGACTCTTCGTGGTGTGAAGACGGCACGGCGGATGCCGGCCTCATATTCACGGCGGCCTGCAGTGACGGTCATACCGCGGCGGGGTAAAAACAGCTTGGTCTGTGGGCACAATGGATAACTGTCCACAAAAAACAAAAAGACGGATGCCGTCCCATATCCTGTGTTGATGAGGACCAGCTAAGACGTGGGACATAGACGAACGGGGTTGATTTTATGCGTTTCTATTCATCAACGGGTCAGGCATTATCCGAAGCAGTCTGTCTGCTGGTCCTGACCGCCGATCTGCTGATCTCAAGCTCCTTCATCGCGACATAACCGCCAAATAGGCGCTGCATCGCCTTGGTTACCGGTTCTTTTCCTGTTTTCAATAGCGGGTGGCAGTGGTTGAATATTAAATCCCCGCAAGACAGGGCGTGGCGATCTCAACCAGACGTTTCGTCAGGCGATCGTCATACCGGTCTCGCTCGGTATCGTCACCTAAGATATTGTGCCGCTCGATCCCTCGCAAGTTGATGTGATGCAACGCTTCCACGCATCAATCCGTGCATTTCATGGCACCAAATGCCCATATCGTGATTGATGAAACACCGAAACGCGCAAAATCATCACCGTCCCGCTTTTTCATTGGCTGATCCCTGTGCAGAAATGAGTGAGGTGTCCCCCGTTTACTTCATGAATGGATTTGGCGGAAGTAGACCTGTTGGTTACGGACAGTAACTTCAACCATGCCTTCCGAGGAGGTTGTGGGGTCCGTCAGCCGGCGGGAGTATTTCTACATTTTTTCCTTTCAGGAATAGCCTGATTCATATAATAATTATGGCAAAGTGGAGACACACGGCTATTGAGGATATGGGTACGGCAGCCTGACCGCCTCAAAACTTCGGACGCTCAAGTGGAGAAAGGAAAGCAGCAAATGGGATCATTCATCACCATAGGCGAAGCCCTGAGTATGGCCGCCTATCACTATCCTGCAAAAGTCGGCGCCAAGGATCTGAGTCGCGCCATGACGTTCAGCGAGCTCAACGAGCGCTGTTGTCGCCTGGGGAACGCGCTGTTGGGTATGGGGCTGAAAAAGGGGGACCGATTTGCGGCCATCGCCTACAATTGTGTGGAGTGGATGGAAATATACGGCGCCGCCGCCAAGGCGGGCCTCGTGGCTGTTCCCATTATGTTCCGGCTGCTTCCCAATGAATACCGATACGTTCTCGAAAACTCGGGGTCGAGGGCTTTCGTCATCGGGCAGGATTTCGTCGAAGGCGCCAATTCCATTCGGGACAAGCTTCCGAAAGACCTTGCCTCCAATTACATCTTTCTGGGTGATGAGACGCCGTCAGACTATATCTCCTATGAACAGCTCATGCAAAGCAGTTCCGGAGATCAACCGCCAATAGACGTCAAACCGGAGGATACGTGGGTTATTATTTACACTTCCGGCACAACCGGAAAACCCAAAGGTGCGGTTCGTTCGCATGAAAGCTGTGTTTTTCATTATTTGATGTACAATAATGAAATGGGGTTTAACAGGGATGACACCGGCCTTCTTGTCATGCCCATGTGCCACGCCAATTCCTTCTTCTATTGTTTCAATTTCACATATGACTACGCCACTGCGTGCGTATACAGCCGGAAAAGCTTCGATCCCGAAGAGGTGTTACGGGTCTTCGATGAAGAAAAGATCACTTTTACTTCTTTGGTGCCGACGCAATATATCATGATCCTGTCGCTGGCGGATCAGATAAAGAAACGCTACGACGTCGGCTCGCTGAGGAATCTCCTGTGTTCGTCCGCTCCGGTGCGCAGATCAACCAAATTGGAGATTATGGATTATTTCAAGAACGCTCGCCTATACGAGGGCTACGGATCAACTGAAGCGGGCATCCCTGTCCTGCTCCGTCCCGAACATCAAATGGAGAAACTGGGTTCTATCGGAAGAGAGATGATCGGAATCGGCCGAATTAGATTGCTCGATTCCGAGGGCCGCGAGGTGCCCGTGGGAACTGTCGGCGAAATTTATACAAAACAACCCTGCACATTCAAAGAATACTGGGACGCTCCCGAGAAAACAAAAGAGGCGTTCAGGGGAGAGTACTTTACTGCAGGTGATATGGCCTACAAAGACGAAGACGGCTTTTTTTATCTGGTCGATCGAAAACAGAATATGATTATTAGCGGCGGAGAAAATATCTATCCATCCGAAGTGGAAAATGTGGTCATCACGCACCCTTCGGTCAAGGAAGTCTCCGTTATCGGCGTCCCTGATGAGAAGTGGGGCGAATCCGTAAAAGCCATCGTCGTCTTAAGGGACGGATATGAGAAAAGCGACGAGCTCAGGCAGGAGATTCTGGAATTTTGCAGAGAAAACATCGCAGGATATAAGCGGCCGAAATCCATCGACTTTGTCGACTTTGACGACATTCCCCGGACGGCCACAGGCAAAGTCATATACGGCGTTTTGCGCGACAAACACGGCCGCTGGAGCGACGACCTGGACTAACCTGCAGATGCAAGGCGCATTCCGAAAGGCATCGTGGGTTCATTAAGTTTTGAGGAAAATGGCTTCGTAAATATGGAATCTTGATGCTCTGATTTGAACCGTTTGGTGTGGGGTTTTTCCGTAAACCCAGCTAAAATGGCCTAAAATCGGCAAAGCTTGAGAACACCAAATTTTTGTAACATCAAATAGTTGCAACAAAATGAGGAGGTTCGAAAACCGGAAGTCGCTCTCTTCTAATCCGCAGGCCACAGGTTCGAATCCTGTCGGGCGTACCAATAAATTTAGGGACTTGGGGATGTTACCCAAGTCCTTTTCTTGTTAAAAAAGGAACCGTATACCGAGCAAGAAGGGTTATTTTGTGTGGGGTTTGCGGTATCTTGAGTTTGTTCCAGGTATTTTCCGACCGCATTCTTTGTCAGCTCTGCTTCATTCTCACCGGGCGGTCCATGTAGTGCCGTATAATGTTTGTTAGTTCGGCTTGTGGGCGTTAAAGAATTCCAGAATACGGGAAAACATGTTTTCGGATTCGTCCGACAACATGAGAAGATGAGTGCCGTCGGACACCCAGTATATTTGAGAGTCCGAGATGGCGTCGTGCGCGTAACGGGCGTGCTTGGGGTCGACATCGCCGTCGTTGGTTCCATGGACGATTAAAGTCGGCGTGGTTATGCCGCCCAGAGGCATGTATCCCAGTTCGGCGTCGTATTCTAAATCGTTGGCGTAACCCTCGACACGGGAAAGAGACGGCCCGAAGGACCGGACAGCCGTCCATATCAACTCCCGGCGTTCCGGGTCCGCCATGATATGGTCGATCCAGACGTCGAAGGTCTGTTCATCGAGCGTGCTGTTGGAAGCCAACAGCATTCTTGTCGTAGCTTCAAAGGCGTATTCCAACATCGAGTTGAAAATCCACATTCCGCCGTCATTCGTGAACAAATAGCCTATCGACGCCACGACCGGATCGTCGTTCTTGGCCGCGTAGGTTTGATTGACCGCGGCTACAGGCGCCAGCGCCCAGATGCGTTGCGGATATCGGAGCGTAAACTCGTAGAGAGGAGGACCTCCGGCCGAAGCCCCGATAATCCCGACCCGGTCGATGTCAAGAGCGTCGAGTAAGGCGGCGGCCGCGTCAGCCTGCTCCGCCGGCGACAATCCCACATCGAGTGGCGTCCGTAGATAACCGGGCCGCGACCAGGTCAACATTCGAAATCCTTTTCCTATCAAACCGGCCATAAAGGCGTACACTTCATCATAACCGCCTTGACCGCCGTGAAAAACCAACAAAACAGGCCCGTCGTCGCCAATAATCCGATATTCGATTAGACCTTTGGCGGTCTGAACGAGTGAGGAATCGGCTTCCAGTTGTTCGATCAAGTCCTCTTTCCAGACGGTCCAACCCGTACCGCAACCTTCGTCGTCGTCCGCCCATTTAACTCCATGCCAGTGAA
This window encodes:
- a CDS encoding alpha/beta hydrolase, with translation MEPTGINRGVCECNRNISSTSRNIRLEIWNVQQQGLEVKIYDNESKTLVSEGIYENGKLTLSGVQGDWNFQASLSSADCCFDGNDVEGFHWHGVKWADDDEGCGTGWTVWKEDLIEQLEADSSLVQTAKGLIEYRIIGDDGPVLLVFHGGQGGYDEVYAFMAGLIGKGFRMLTWSRPGYLRTPLDVGLSPAEQADAAAALLDALDIDRVGIIGASAGGPPLYEFTLRYPQRIWALAPVAAVNQTYAAKNDDPVVASIGYLFTNDGGMWIFNSMLEYAFEATTRMLLASNSTLDEQTFDVWIDHIMADPERRELIWTAVRSFGPSLSRVEGYANDLEYDAELGYMPLGGITTPTLIVHGTNDGDVDPKHARYAHDAISDSQIYWVSDGTHLLMLSDESENMFSRILEFFNAHKPN
- a CDS encoding DsrE family protein, encoding MKKIVLVAFNGEFMCFVHVLLNALDMKERGYDVKIVIEGAATKVVPELSAEGNPLKGFYRKVKDEGLIDAVCKACSTKMGVLAAVEAEGLPLVDEMSGHPSLARYIEAGYEIITF
- a CDS encoding AMP-binding protein; the protein is MGSFITIGEALSMAAYHYPAKVGAKDLSRAMTFSELNERCCRLGNALLGMGLKKGDRFAAIAYNCVEWMEIYGAAAKAGLVAVPIMFRLLPNEYRYVLENSGSRAFVIGQDFVEGANSIRDKLPKDLASNYIFLGDETPSDYISYEQLMQSSSGDQPPIDVKPEDTWVIIYTSGTTGKPKGAVRSHESCVFHYLMYNNEMGFNRDDTGLLVMPMCHANSFFYCFNFTYDYATACVYSRKSFDPEEVLRVFDEEKITFTSLVPTQYIMILSLADQIKKRYDVGSLRNLLCSSAPVRRSTKLEIMDYFKNARLYEGYGSTEAGIPVLLRPEHQMEKLGSIGREMIGIGRIRLLDSEGREVPVGTVGEIYTKQPCTFKEYWDAPEKTKEAFRGEYFTAGDMAYKDEDGFFYLVDRKQNMIISGGENIYPSEVENVVITHPSVKEVSVIGVPDEKWGESVKAIVVLRDGYEKSDELRQEILEFCRENIAGYKRPKSIDFVDFDDIPRTATGKVIYGVLRDKHGRWSDDLD